A window from Telopea speciosissima isolate NSW1024214 ecotype Mountain lineage chromosome 8, Tspe_v1, whole genome shotgun sequence encodes these proteins:
- the LOC122671791 gene encoding 60S acidic ribosomal protein P2-1-like isoform X3 — protein MKVITAYLLAVLSGNTSPSANDLKNILGSVGADAEDDRIEPLLSEVKGKDITELIASGREKLASVPSGAGGAIAVATSAGSGSGGGAAPAVDEPKKDEKVEEKEESDDDMGFSLFD, from the exons ATGAAGGTTATCACTGCCTACTTGCTCGCTGTTCTGAGCGGAAACACCAGCCCTTCTGCCAACGATTTGAAGAACATTCTTGGAT CAGTTGGGGCTGATGCTGAAGATGATAGAATTGAGCCTCTGCTCTCTGAAGTTAAGGGTAAAGATATTACAGAGCTGATTGCATCTGGAAGGGAGAAGCTTGCTTCAGTGCCTTCTGGTGCTGGTGGTGCCATTGCAGTGGCTACAAGTGCTGGTAGCGGCAGCGGTGGTGGTGCAGCACCTGCTGTGGATGAGCCAAAGAAAGACGAGAaggtggaagagaaagaggaatcAGATGAT GACATGGGCTTTAGTCTTTTCGACTGA
- the LOC122671791 gene encoding 60S acidic ribosomal protein P2-1-like isoform X1 translates to MKVITAYLLAVQGGNTNPSANDLENILGSVGTNAEDDRIELLFSEVKGKDITELIASGREKLASVPSSGGGAIAVAASAGGGSGGGTAPAADEPKKEEKVEEKEESDDDMGFSLFD, encoded by the exons ATGAAGGTTATCACTGCCTACTTGCTCGCTGTTCAAGGCGGAAACACCAACCCTTCTGCCAACGATTTGGAGAACATTCTTGGATCAG TTGGGACTAATGCTGAAGATGATAGAATTGAGCTTCTGTTCTCTGAAGTTAAGGGTAAAGATATTACAGAGCTGATTGCATCTGGACGAGAGAAGCTTGCTTCAGTGCCTtctagtggtggtggtgccattGCAGTGGCTGCAAGTGCTGGTGGCGGCAGCGGTGGTGGTACAGCACCTGCTGCGGATGagccaaagaaagaagaaaaggtggaagagaaagaggaatcAGATGAT GACATGGGCTTTAGTCTTTTCGACTGA
- the LOC122671791 gene encoding 60S acidic ribosomal protein P2-1-like isoform X2 has translation MKVITAYLLAVQGGNTNPSANDLENILGSVGADAEDDRIEPLLSEVKGKDITELIASGREKLASVPSGAGGAIAVATSAGSGSGGGAAPAVDEPKKDEKVEEKEESDDDMGFSLFD, from the exons ATGAAGGTTATCACTGCCTACTTGCTCGCTGTTCAAGGCGGAAACACCAACCCTTCTGCCAACGATTTGGAGAACATTCTTGGATCAG TTGGGGCTGATGCTGAAGATGATAGAATTGAGCCTCTGCTCTCTGAAGTTAAGGGTAAAGATATTACAGAGCTGATTGCATCTGGAAGGGAGAAGCTTGCTTCAGTGCCTTCTGGTGCTGGTGGTGCCATTGCAGTGGCTACAAGTGCTGGTAGCGGCAGCGGTGGTGGTGCAGCACCTGCTGTGGATGAGCCAAAGAAAGACGAGAaggtggaagagaaagaggaatcAGATGAT GACATGGGCTTTAGTCTTTTCGACTGA